Proteins encoded by one window of Aspergillus puulaauensis MK2 DNA, chromosome 4, nearly complete sequence:
- a CDS encoding cytochrome P450 (COG:Q;~EggNog:ENOG410PJG6;~InterPro:IPR001128,IPR002401,IPR036396;~PFAM:PF00067;~TransMembrane:1 (o6-22i);~go_function: GO:0005506 - iron ion binding [Evidence IEA];~go_function: GO:0016705 - oxidoreductase activity, acting on paired donors, with incorporation or reduction of molecular oxygen [Evidence IEA];~go_function: GO:0020037 - heme binding [Evidence IEA];~go_process: GO:0055114 - oxidation-reduction process [Evidence IEA]) has translation MSLQTVAIAAIAVVYFLIRYFNRTDVPKIKGLPEIPGIPIFGNLIQLGDQHATVAAKWAKKFGPVFQVRMGNRRVVFANTFDSVRQLWIKDQSALISRPTFHTFHSVVSSSQGFTIGTSPWDESCKRRRKAAATALNRPATQSYMPIIDLESMSSIRELFKDSKDGTVDVNPTAYFQRFALNTSLTLNYGIRIEGNVDDELLREIVDVERGVSNFRSTSNQWQDYIPLMRIVPKMNREADEFRVRRDKYLTYLLGVLKDRIAKGTDKPCITGNILKDPEAKLNEAEIKSICLTMVSAGLDTVPGNLIMGIAYLASEGGQEIQKRAFEEINKIYPDGDAWEKCLTEEKVPYVTALVKETLRFWTVIPICLPRESTKDITWNGAVIPKGTTFFMNAYAADYDETHFTDPYSFQPERYLSTSSDGSGTPHYGYGAGSRMCAGSHLANRELFTAYVRLITAFTMHPAKKEGDRAILDAIECNAIPTALTTEPKPFKVGFKPRNPEVLKTWIADSEERTKDLN, from the exons ATGTCTCTTCAAACAgtcgccatcgccgcgaTCGCGGTGGTGTATTTCCTCATCCGCTACTTCAACCGCACAGATGTCCCCAAGATCAAGGGTCTTCCTGAAATCCCGGGCATTCCCATCTTCGGCAACCTCATCCAACTGGGCGACCAGCACGCAACTGTGGCTGCGAAGTGGGCGAAGAAGTTCGGTCCTGTCTTCCAGGTCCGCATGGGTAACAGG CGCGTTGTTTTCGCCAATACTTTCGACTCTGTCCGTCAGCTCTGGATTAAGGATCAGTCCGCCCTTATCTCCCGACCGACATTCCACACCTTCCACAGCGTTGTTTCCAGCTCTCAGGGATTTACAATCGGAACTTCGCCCTGGGATGAGTCCTGCAAGCGCCGCCGCAAGGCTGCCGCTACGGCCCTGAACCGCCCCGCCACGCAGTCGTACATGCCCATCATTGATCTCGAGTCGATGTCAAGTATCCGCGAGCTCTTCAAAGACAGCAAGGATGGAACAGTGGATGTAAACCCGACGGCGTACTTCCAGCGATTTGCGCTAAACACGAGTCTGACGCTGAACTATGGAATTCGGATCGAGGGCAACGTCGACGATGAGCTGTTGCGCGAGATAGTCGATGTTGAACGTGGCGTGTCGAACTTCCGCAGCACGAGTAACCAATGGCAGGATTATATCCCCCTCATGAGGATTGTTCCCAAGATGAACCGCGAGGCCGATGAGTTCCGTGTGCGTAGGGACAAGTACCTTACTTACCTCCTGGGTGTTCTGAAGGACCGCATTGCGAAGGGAACAGACAAGCCTTGCATTACTGGAAACATTCTCAAGGACCCTGAGGCTAAGCTTAACGAGG CTGAGATCAAGTCGATCTGTTTGACCATGGTCTCCGCCGGTCTTGACACCGTCCCTGGTAACCTCATCATGGGCATTGCCTACCTAGCCTCCGAGGGCGGCCAGGAGATCCAAAAGCGCGCCTTCGAggaaatcaacaagatctACCCGGATGGCGACGCATGGGAAAAATGCCTCACTGAAGAAAAGGTCCCCTACGTCACAGCTCTCGTCAAGGAAACTCTCCGCTTCTGGACCGTCATCCCCATCTGCCTGCCCCGCGAAAGCACCAAGGATATCACCTGGAATGGGGCCGTTATCCCCAAGGGCACAACGTTCTTTATG AACGCCTACGCAGCAGACTACGACGAAACCCACTTCACAGACCCCTACAGCTTCCAACCAGAGCGCTACCTCTCCACCTCTAGCGACGGCTCGGGAACCCCGCACTACGGCTACGGCGCTGGATCGCGAATGTGCGCCGGCTCACACCTGGCAAACCGCGAGCTCTTCACTGCGTACGTGCGCCTCATTACGGCGTTCACGATGCACCCGGCCAAGAAGGAGGGAGACCGCGCGATCCTGGATGCGATCGAGTGCAATGCGATCCCGACGGCGCTGACGACGGAGCCGAAGCCGTTCAAGGTTGGGTTTAAGCCGCGGAATccggaggtgttgaagacgTGGATTGCGGATAGTGAGGAGAGGACGAAGGATTTGAACTAg